A single window of Chlamydia ibidis 10-1398/6 DNA harbors:
- a CDS encoding DUF1186 domain-containing protein: MTMEISHILEDLAYDEGILPREAIEAAIVKHSQITPYLLQILQDATERVPEIINDGSYQGHLYAMYLLAQFRETRALPLIIKLFAFTDETPHAIAGDVLTEDLGRILASTCDDETLIKELIETPDINPYVKAAAISGLVNLVGVGKLSRDTIIRYFGELLNYRLEKVPSFAWDTLIASVCSLHPGELFYPISKAFNAGLVDATFISMEDVINIINEETVESCFQELLDSTELINDTLEEMEKWLEDFPIEP, translated from the coding sequence TTGACGATGGAAATTTCCCATATCTTGGAAGACCTTGCGTATGACGAAGGAATTCTTCCCAGAGAAGCTATAGAAGCTGCTATCGTCAAACATTCACAGATTACACCCTACTTACTTCAAATTCTACAAGACGCTACAGAACGAGTTCCTGAAATTATTAACGATGGCAGCTACCAAGGTCATCTTTATGCTATGTATCTTTTAGCACAGTTTCGGGAAACTCGAGCCCTGCCTCTGATTATCAAACTATTTGCTTTTACTGATGAAACGCCTCACGCTATTGCTGGCGATGTTTTGACTGAAGATTTAGGAAGAATATTGGCCAGTACTTGTGATGATGAAACATTGATAAAAGAACTTATTGAAACTCCTGATATTAATCCTTATGTAAAAGCAGCAGCCATTTCCGGATTAGTAAATTTAGTAGGAGTTGGTAAACTCTCCAGAGATACAATTATTCGCTATTTTGGAGAACTACTGAACTATAGATTAGAAAAAGTACCCTCTTTTGCTTGGGATACTCTAATAGCATCCGTCTGTTCTTTACATCCTGGAGAATTGTTTTATCCTATCAGTAAGGCATTTAATGCTGGTTTAGTAGACGCCACCTTCATCAGTATGGAGGACGTGATAAATATCATAAATGAAGAAACTGTTGAGTCCTGTTTTCAAGAACTTTTAGATTCCACAGAACTCAT
- a CDS encoding ABC transporter ATP-binding protein, translating to MTYLLTIHDLSISIHKQPILRNISLKLKKGECLTVVGASGSGKSSLALSILGLIKADKGEINFHVHATPKAKAIQIVWQDVCSSLNPTMSVRDLISEPLNILGIRSKETQEKEIYKVLQLVNLPISILKLKPHKLSGGQKQRVAIAKALVCRPSLLICDEPISALDTLNQALILELFQTIKEKHQITLLFITHDMSAAYYMADSIAVLDKGQLVEYGDKEKIFSSPEHPKTQDLLDAIPLFSIKREKYLDGGILQEKLLV from the coding sequence ATGACCTACCTACTGACTATTCATGACCTATCAATTTCAATACACAAACAACCTATTCTTAGGAATATTAGTTTAAAACTAAAAAAAGGGGAATGTCTTACAGTCGTAGGTGCTAGTGGATCAGGAAAATCTTCATTAGCCCTCTCTATTCTTGGGCTTATTAAAGCGGATAAAGGTGAGATTAATTTCCATGTACATGCAACTCCCAAAGCAAAGGCTATTCAAATCGTATGGCAAGATGTGTGTTCCAGCTTAAATCCCACCATGTCTGTCAGAGATCTAATTTCTGAACCTCTGAACATTTTAGGAATACGCTCCAAGGAAACACAAGAAAAAGAGATTTATAAAGTTTTACAACTTGTTAATCTCCCTATATCAATTTTAAAACTAAAACCACATAAGCTAAGTGGCGGACAAAAACAACGTGTAGCAATTGCAAAGGCTTTGGTATGCCGACCAAGTTTACTTATTTGTGATGAACCTATTTCAGCTCTAGACACTCTAAACCAGGCATTAATTCTTGAACTATTTCAAACAATTAAAGAAAAACACCAGATTACTTTATTGTTTATCACACATGATATGTCTGCAGCTTACTATATGGCTGATAGTATTGCCGTTTTAGACAAGGGGCAACTGGTTGAATATGGGGATAAAGAAAAGATTTTTTCTTCTCCGGAACATCCAAAAACTCAAGATCTTCTAGACGCTATTCCCCTATTTTCCATCAAAAGAGAAAAGTATCTTGATGGGGGCATATTGCAAGAAAAGCTGCTAGTTTGA